From the genome of Denticeps clupeoides chromosome 4, fDenClu1.1, whole genome shotgun sequence, one region includes:
- the cspp1b gene encoding centrosome and spindle pole-associated protein 1 isoform X1, which yields MDDELDKFLAEQKAKVAADKISLLQDPPYMEMRRQGAKTSMKENLPPQHQRALQKKDECTGLSLPLGQDYEHKKHRLQQELRLDYRRYMAQKHLLSGPVETLCERRSPKMKDAATLTDPIDLTKRTLPHSKESYESSEEELRFKPRRHQRQHRVATRMSEHRVDLSDEFTDTHIPPTYHSRRPSRVQVYAGAKNCEVSRTHSNNQESTGLIIDSTQHKKDHYRQELEEQIAEQQRNRRREKEDELGFATSGVADPEKLPGFFWHVSKPSHSIQFVTESCSQGNRGLQDLFGEGEGEQPPPEHPHLAFQSPLLEYSSALGLRDTPRMPLAPPAPPSMLSDAYRTPYDDAYYYYGARHPLDPTLPYYGPLFPLASGGPRLSSQIQQQSGSNTQTQLLSEPGVFPAEKQRPRKETELSYRDALRQQIEEKAERRRLDREQMQLLEARVQEEFRTQQPWGRGGGGAPLRDSTGNLIADLKQMHKLNEEAYMNPSKSQKTSDKVQTYTATFGDLLTDAPSSQKVQEQDKYNAYLRQQIEEKRRKHAEEREREKQQEEREERRIAEERERMQKEYLNEQEKMKRKVLEQDLRNAHIQPSTTKFARGGLFADRPSDQKLQEQEKYTTYLRKQIEEKRRIQAEERERERQHEDREERRIAKERENMQREYLEEQEKMTLKEFEKNLKNEELIQLSKEKKKEAERKKREEEEKENTAQKKLQEKERHTYMPPLTRQPSPPVPTLQRKLGQRYSPRLPTEVRSNTATSNIFSKECSVSGLQSPPVPARRNQLRAEEDRDGVMSELCALRQRLRLEERRLEGQLLQKADWEPESPVDNRRRVDVFDMARLRMQAPVRRPASRITEPCSIQKGFDVRRNKYRGLGSPDSPEDNPSQTIHRQQWHTGNNRRDQNDFYAASSSPPPTSHLRRNGTEVRQRGLVLESDSAFIDMNGAPFPLPPEEKKDTPISARERRRLKREQNNLWPSDGGSHTDQNYRRQDRNTHHMKRLHTLNRHLHIRGDETDDDAAAVTEWPL from the exons ATGGACGATGAGCTGGACAAGTTCTTGGCTGAGCAGAAAGCCAAGGTGGCGGCGGATAAAATCAGTTTGCTGCAGGATCCCCCTTACATGGAAATGAGG agGCAAGGTGCAAAAACGTCAATGAAGGAGAACCTGCCACCTCAACACCAGAGAGCTCTGCAGAAGAAGG ATGAGTGCACTGGACTGAGTTTACCATTGGGACAGGACTAcgaacacaaaaaacacagactGCAGCAGGAGCTACGGCTGGACTACCGCAGATACATGGCGCAG AAACACTTGTTATCAGGACCAGTTGAGACCCTTTGTGAAAGAAGGTCTCCTAAG ATGAAGGATGCTGCCACACTGACTGACCCTATTGACCTCACAAAGAGAACACTCCCCCACAGTAAAGAGTCTTATGAGTCCAGTGAGGAGGAGCTTCGATTCAAACCCAGGAGACACCAAAGGCAGCACAG GGTCGCAACCAGGATGAGTGAACATCGAGTGGACCTCTCAGACGAGTTCACGGACACACATATACCTCCGACTTACCATTCACGACGACCTTCCAG aGTTCAGGTTTATGCAGGAGCCAAAAATTGTGAGGTATCCAGAACACACTCCAATAACCAAGAATCAACGGGCCTCATTATTG ACTCCACCCAGCACAAGAAGGATCATTACAGGCAGGAATTAGAAGAGCAGATTGCAGAACAACAGAGGAATCGGAGAAG AGAGAAGGAAGATGAACTTGGGTTTGCAACATCAGGAGTAGCAGATCCAGAGAAATTG CCTGGTTTCTTTTGGCATGTCTCTAAGCCCAGCCATAGCATACAGTTTGTGACCGAGAGCTGTAGCCAAGGCAACCGGGGCCTTCAGGATCTGTttggggagggagagggagagcagcCACCTCCTGAACACCCTCATTTGGCTTTCCAGTCACCCCTCCTGGAGTACAGCTCTGCCTTGGGACTCCGAGACACACCCAG GATGCCTTTAGCACCTCCAGCCCCACCATCCATGCTGTCTGATGCTTACAGAACCCCTTATGATGATGCCTATTATTACTATGGAGCCAGACACCCACTGGACCCCACTCTGCCATACT ATGGCCCACTTTTTCCTTTGGCCTCAGGAGGACCTCGCCTTTCCAGTCAGATACAGCAACAAAGTGGAAGCAACACACAAACGCA attACTCAGTGAGCCTGGTGTGTTTCCTGCGGAGAAACAAAGACCCAGAAAAGAAACTGAGCTCAGCTACAGAGATGCTCTCAGACAACAG ATTGAAGAAAAAGCAGAGCGCAGGCGTTTGGATCGAGAGCAGATGCAGCTGCTGGAGGCTCGCGTGCAGGAGGAGTTTCGGACCCAGCAGCCATGGGgtcggggtgggggtggtgctcCACTCAGAGACAGCACAGGAAACCTTATTG CTGACTTGAAGCAGATGCACAAACTAAATGAAGAGGCTTACATGAACCCCAGCAAATCCCAGAAAACCTCAG ATAAAGTACAGACATACACAGCAACATTTGGTGACCTGCTTACTGATGCTCCCTCAAGCCAGAAGGTTCAAGAGCAGGACAAGTACAATGCATACCTCAGACAACAG ATAGAGGAGAAGCGTCGTAAGCACGCAGAAGAAAGAGAACGGGAGAAGCAGCAGGAAGAGAGGGAAGAGAGAAGAATTGCTGAGGAAAGGGAGCGAATGCAAAAGGAATACCTGAATGAGCAGGAGAAAATGAAACGCAAGGTTTTGGAG CAAGATCTGAGGAATGCACACATACAGCCATCCACAACTAAATTTGCCCGTGGGGGCTTATTTGCTGATCGGCCTTCTGACCAGAAGCTGCAGGAGCAGGAAAAGTACACCACCTACCTCAGAAAACAG ATAGAGGAGAAACGTCGTATTcaggcagaagagagggagagggagaggcagCATGAGgacagggaggagaggaggattGCTAAGGAGAGGGAGAATATGCAGAGAGAATACCTGGAAGAGCAGGAGAAAATGACACTGAAGGAGTTcgag AAAAATCTGAAGAATGAGGAACTAATACAGCtgtcaaaagagaaaaaaaaggaggctgagaggaagaaaagagaagaggaggaaaaagagaaCACTGCTCAAAAGAAACTGCAGGAGAAAGAGAGGCACACATACATGCCACCG CTCACTAGGCAGCCATCTCCTCCTGTCCCTACTCTTCAAAGAAAGCTAGGCCAGCGTTACAGCCCCAGACTGCCTACTGAAGTCAGATCCAATACAGCAACCTCAAACATCTTCAGTAAG GAGTGTTCTGTGTCAGGACTTCAGTCCCCACCTGTTCCAGCCCGCAGAAACCAGCTCCGAGCAGAAG AGGACAGAGATGGGGTGATGAGTGAGCTGTGTGCATTGCGGCAACGTTTACGACTTGAAGAGAGAAGACTGGAAGGGCAGCTACTTCAGAAGGCAGACTGGGAACCTGAGTCACCAGTGGacaacag ACGTAGGGTTGATGTGTTTGACATGGCCAGACTGCGCATGCAAGCGCCTGTCAGAAGACCCGCCTCCAGAATCACAGAGCCTTGCAGTATTCAGAAAGGCTTTGACGTCAGACGTAACAAGTACAGAG GACTTGGTTCTCCAGATTCTCCTGAAGATAATCCAAGCCAGACAATACACAGACAGCAGTGGCACACTGGCAACAACAGAAGAGACCAAAATG ATTTCTATGCTgcatcttcctctcctccacctaCATCTCATCTG AGGAGAAATGGGACCGAAGTCCGTCAAAGAGGTTTGGTTTTAGAGTCTGACAGTGCGTTCATAG ACATGAATGGTGCcccatttcctcttcctccagaggagaagaaagacactCCAATCTCAGCCAGAGAGCGACGCAGACTTAAGAGAGAGCAAAATAAT TTATGGCCCTCTGATGGAGGGTCCCATACAGACCAGAACTACAGACGGCAGGACAGAAATACACATCACATGAAGAGATTGCATACGCTGAACCGACACTTGCATATCAGAG GTGATGAGActgatgatgatgctgctgctgttactGAGTGGCCATTATAA
- the cspp1b gene encoding centrosome and spindle pole associated protein 1 isoform X5: protein MDDELDKFLAEQKAKVAADKISLLQDPPYMEMRRQGAKTSMKENLPPQHQRALQKKDECTGLSLPLGQDYEHKKHRLQQELRLDYRRYMAQKHLLSGPVETLCERRSPKMKDAATLTDPIDLTKRTLPHSKESYESSEEELRFKPRRHQRQHRVATRMSEHRVDLSDEFTDTHIPPTYHSRRPSRVQVYAGAKNCEVSRTHSNNQESTGLIIDSTQHKKDHYRQELEEQIAEQQRNRRREKEDELGFATSGVADPEKLSPLLEYSSALGLRDTPRMPLAPPAPPSMLSDAYRTPYDDAYYYYGARHPLDPTLPYYGPLFPLASGGPRLSSQIQQQSGSNTQTQLLSEPGVFPAEKQRPRKETELSYRDALRQQIEEKAERRRLDREQMQLLEARVQEEFRTQQPWGRGGGGAPLRDSTGNLIADLKQMHKLNEEAYMNPSKSQKTSDKVQTYTATFGDLLTDAPSSQKVQEQDKYNAYLRQQIEEKRRKHAEEREREKQQEEREERRIAEERERMQKEYLNEQEKMKRKVLEQDLRNAHIQPSTTKFARGGLFADRPSDQKLQEQEKYTTYLRKQIEEKRRIQAEERERERQHEDREERRIAKERENMQREYLEEQEKMTLKEFEKNLKNEELIQLSKEKKKEAERKKREEEEKENTAQKKLQEKERHTYMPPLTRQPSPPVPTLQRKLGQRYSPRLPTEVRSNTATSNIFSKECSVSGLQSPPVPARRNQLRAEEDRDGVMSELCALRQRLRLEERRLEGQLLQKADWEPESPVDNRRRVDVFDMARLRMQAPVRRPASRITEPCSIQKGFDVRRNKYRGLGSPDSPEDNPSQTIHRQQWHTGNNRRDQNDFYAASSSPPPTSHLRRNGTEVRQRGLVLESDSAFIDMNGAPFPLPPEEKKDTPISARERRRLKREQNNLWPSDGGSHTDQNYRRQDRNTHHMKRLHTLNRHLHIRGDETDDDAAAVTEWPL from the exons ATGGACGATGAGCTGGACAAGTTCTTGGCTGAGCAGAAAGCCAAGGTGGCGGCGGATAAAATCAGTTTGCTGCAGGATCCCCCTTACATGGAAATGAGG agGCAAGGTGCAAAAACGTCAATGAAGGAGAACCTGCCACCTCAACACCAGAGAGCTCTGCAGAAGAAGG ATGAGTGCACTGGACTGAGTTTACCATTGGGACAGGACTAcgaacacaaaaaacacagactGCAGCAGGAGCTACGGCTGGACTACCGCAGATACATGGCGCAG AAACACTTGTTATCAGGACCAGTTGAGACCCTTTGTGAAAGAAGGTCTCCTAAG ATGAAGGATGCTGCCACACTGACTGACCCTATTGACCTCACAAAGAGAACACTCCCCCACAGTAAAGAGTCTTATGAGTCCAGTGAGGAGGAGCTTCGATTCAAACCCAGGAGACACCAAAGGCAGCACAG GGTCGCAACCAGGATGAGTGAACATCGAGTGGACCTCTCAGACGAGTTCACGGACACACATATACCTCCGACTTACCATTCACGACGACCTTCCAG aGTTCAGGTTTATGCAGGAGCCAAAAATTGTGAGGTATCCAGAACACACTCCAATAACCAAGAATCAACGGGCCTCATTATTG ACTCCACCCAGCACAAGAAGGATCATTACAGGCAGGAATTAGAAGAGCAGATTGCAGAACAACAGAGGAATCGGAGAAG AGAGAAGGAAGATGAACTTGGGTTTGCAACATCAGGAGTAGCAGATCCAGAGAAATTG TCACCCCTCCTGGAGTACAGCTCTGCCTTGGGACTCCGAGACACACCCAG GATGCCTTTAGCACCTCCAGCCCCACCATCCATGCTGTCTGATGCTTACAGAACCCCTTATGATGATGCCTATTATTACTATGGAGCCAGACACCCACTGGACCCCACTCTGCCATACT ATGGCCCACTTTTTCCTTTGGCCTCAGGAGGACCTCGCCTTTCCAGTCAGATACAGCAACAAAGTGGAAGCAACACACAAACGCA attACTCAGTGAGCCTGGTGTGTTTCCTGCGGAGAAACAAAGACCCAGAAAAGAAACTGAGCTCAGCTACAGAGATGCTCTCAGACAACAG ATTGAAGAAAAAGCAGAGCGCAGGCGTTTGGATCGAGAGCAGATGCAGCTGCTGGAGGCTCGCGTGCAGGAGGAGTTTCGGACCCAGCAGCCATGGGgtcggggtgggggtggtgctcCACTCAGAGACAGCACAGGAAACCTTATTG CTGACTTGAAGCAGATGCACAAACTAAATGAAGAGGCTTACATGAACCCCAGCAAATCCCAGAAAACCTCAG ATAAAGTACAGACATACACAGCAACATTTGGTGACCTGCTTACTGATGCTCCCTCAAGCCAGAAGGTTCAAGAGCAGGACAAGTACAATGCATACCTCAGACAACAG ATAGAGGAGAAGCGTCGTAAGCACGCAGAAGAAAGAGAACGGGAGAAGCAGCAGGAAGAGAGGGAAGAGAGAAGAATTGCTGAGGAAAGGGAGCGAATGCAAAAGGAATACCTGAATGAGCAGGAGAAAATGAAACGCAAGGTTTTGGAG CAAGATCTGAGGAATGCACACATACAGCCATCCACAACTAAATTTGCCCGTGGGGGCTTATTTGCTGATCGGCCTTCTGACCAGAAGCTGCAGGAGCAGGAAAAGTACACCACCTACCTCAGAAAACAG ATAGAGGAGAAACGTCGTATTcaggcagaagagagggagagggagaggcagCATGAGgacagggaggagaggaggattGCTAAGGAGAGGGAGAATATGCAGAGAGAATACCTGGAAGAGCAGGAGAAAATGACACTGAAGGAGTTcgag AAAAATCTGAAGAATGAGGAACTAATACAGCtgtcaaaagagaaaaaaaaggaggctgagaggaagaaaagagaagaggaggaaaaagagaaCACTGCTCAAAAGAAACTGCAGGAGAAAGAGAGGCACACATACATGCCACCG CTCACTAGGCAGCCATCTCCTCCTGTCCCTACTCTTCAAAGAAAGCTAGGCCAGCGTTACAGCCCCAGACTGCCTACTGAAGTCAGATCCAATACAGCAACCTCAAACATCTTCAGTAAG GAGTGTTCTGTGTCAGGACTTCAGTCCCCACCTGTTCCAGCCCGCAGAAACCAGCTCCGAGCAGAAG AGGACAGAGATGGGGTGATGAGTGAGCTGTGTGCATTGCGGCAACGTTTACGACTTGAAGAGAGAAGACTGGAAGGGCAGCTACTTCAGAAGGCAGACTGGGAACCTGAGTCACCAGTGGacaacag ACGTAGGGTTGATGTGTTTGACATGGCCAGACTGCGCATGCAAGCGCCTGTCAGAAGACCCGCCTCCAGAATCACAGAGCCTTGCAGTATTCAGAAAGGCTTTGACGTCAGACGTAACAAGTACAGAG GACTTGGTTCTCCAGATTCTCCTGAAGATAATCCAAGCCAGACAATACACAGACAGCAGTGGCACACTGGCAACAACAGAAGAGACCAAAATG ATTTCTATGCTgcatcttcctctcctccacctaCATCTCATCTG AGGAGAAATGGGACCGAAGTCCGTCAAAGAGGTTTGGTTTTAGAGTCTGACAGTGCGTTCATAG ACATGAATGGTGCcccatttcctcttcctccagaggagaagaaagacactCCAATCTCAGCCAGAGAGCGACGCAGACTTAAGAGAGAGCAAAATAAT TTATGGCCCTCTGATGGAGGGTCCCATACAGACCAGAACTACAGACGGCAGGACAGAAATACACATCACATGAAGAGATTGCATACGCTGAACCGACACTTGCATATCAGAG GTGATGAGActgatgatgatgctgctgctgttactGAGTGGCCATTATAA
- the cspp1b gene encoding centrosome and spindle pole-associated protein 1 isoform X2, whose protein sequence is MDDELDKFLAEQKAKVAADKISLLQDPPYMEMRRQGAKTSMKENLPPQHQRALQKKDECTGLSLPLGQDYEHKKHRLQQELRLDYRRYMAQKHLLSGPVETLCERRSPKMKDAATLTDPIDLTKRTLPHSKESYESSEEELRFKPRRHQRQHRVATRMSEHRVDLSDEFTDTHIPPTYHSRRPSRVQVYAGAKNCEVSRTHSNNQESTGLIIDSTQHKKDHYRQELEEQIAEQQRNRRREKEDELGFATSGVADPEKLPSHSIQFVTESCSQGNRGLQDLFGEGEGEQPPPEHPHLAFQSPLLEYSSALGLRDTPRMPLAPPAPPSMLSDAYRTPYDDAYYYYGARHPLDPTLPYYGPLFPLASGGPRLSSQIQQQSGSNTQTQLLSEPGVFPAEKQRPRKETELSYRDALRQQIEEKAERRRLDREQMQLLEARVQEEFRTQQPWGRGGGGAPLRDSTGNLIADLKQMHKLNEEAYMNPSKSQKTSDKVQTYTATFGDLLTDAPSSQKVQEQDKYNAYLRQQIEEKRRKHAEEREREKQQEEREERRIAEERERMQKEYLNEQEKMKRKVLEQDLRNAHIQPSTTKFARGGLFADRPSDQKLQEQEKYTTYLRKQIEEKRRIQAEERERERQHEDREERRIAKERENMQREYLEEQEKMTLKEFEKNLKNEELIQLSKEKKKEAERKKREEEEKENTAQKKLQEKERHTYMPPLTRQPSPPVPTLQRKLGQRYSPRLPTEVRSNTATSNIFSKECSVSGLQSPPVPARRNQLRAEEDRDGVMSELCALRQRLRLEERRLEGQLLQKADWEPESPVDNRRRVDVFDMARLRMQAPVRRPASRITEPCSIQKGFDVRRNKYRGLGSPDSPEDNPSQTIHRQQWHTGNNRRDQNDFYAASSSPPPTSHLRRNGTEVRQRGLVLESDSAFIDMNGAPFPLPPEEKKDTPISARERRRLKREQNNLWPSDGGSHTDQNYRRQDRNTHHMKRLHTLNRHLHIRGDETDDDAAAVTEWPL, encoded by the exons ATGGACGATGAGCTGGACAAGTTCTTGGCTGAGCAGAAAGCCAAGGTGGCGGCGGATAAAATCAGTTTGCTGCAGGATCCCCCTTACATGGAAATGAGG agGCAAGGTGCAAAAACGTCAATGAAGGAGAACCTGCCACCTCAACACCAGAGAGCTCTGCAGAAGAAGG ATGAGTGCACTGGACTGAGTTTACCATTGGGACAGGACTAcgaacacaaaaaacacagactGCAGCAGGAGCTACGGCTGGACTACCGCAGATACATGGCGCAG AAACACTTGTTATCAGGACCAGTTGAGACCCTTTGTGAAAGAAGGTCTCCTAAG ATGAAGGATGCTGCCACACTGACTGACCCTATTGACCTCACAAAGAGAACACTCCCCCACAGTAAAGAGTCTTATGAGTCCAGTGAGGAGGAGCTTCGATTCAAACCCAGGAGACACCAAAGGCAGCACAG GGTCGCAACCAGGATGAGTGAACATCGAGTGGACCTCTCAGACGAGTTCACGGACACACATATACCTCCGACTTACCATTCACGACGACCTTCCAG aGTTCAGGTTTATGCAGGAGCCAAAAATTGTGAGGTATCCAGAACACACTCCAATAACCAAGAATCAACGGGCCTCATTATTG ACTCCACCCAGCACAAGAAGGATCATTACAGGCAGGAATTAGAAGAGCAGATTGCAGAACAACAGAGGAATCGGAGAAG AGAGAAGGAAGATGAACTTGGGTTTGCAACATCAGGAGTAGCAGATCCAGAGAAATTG CCCAGCCATAGCATACAGTTTGTGACCGAGAGCTGTAGCCAAGGCAACCGGGGCCTTCAGGATCTGTttggggagggagagggagagcagcCACCTCCTGAACACCCTCATTTGGCTTTCCAGTCACCCCTCCTGGAGTACAGCTCTGCCTTGGGACTCCGAGACACACCCAG GATGCCTTTAGCACCTCCAGCCCCACCATCCATGCTGTCTGATGCTTACAGAACCCCTTATGATGATGCCTATTATTACTATGGAGCCAGACACCCACTGGACCCCACTCTGCCATACT ATGGCCCACTTTTTCCTTTGGCCTCAGGAGGACCTCGCCTTTCCAGTCAGATACAGCAACAAAGTGGAAGCAACACACAAACGCA attACTCAGTGAGCCTGGTGTGTTTCCTGCGGAGAAACAAAGACCCAGAAAAGAAACTGAGCTCAGCTACAGAGATGCTCTCAGACAACAG ATTGAAGAAAAAGCAGAGCGCAGGCGTTTGGATCGAGAGCAGATGCAGCTGCTGGAGGCTCGCGTGCAGGAGGAGTTTCGGACCCAGCAGCCATGGGgtcggggtgggggtggtgctcCACTCAGAGACAGCACAGGAAACCTTATTG CTGACTTGAAGCAGATGCACAAACTAAATGAAGAGGCTTACATGAACCCCAGCAAATCCCAGAAAACCTCAG ATAAAGTACAGACATACACAGCAACATTTGGTGACCTGCTTACTGATGCTCCCTCAAGCCAGAAGGTTCAAGAGCAGGACAAGTACAATGCATACCTCAGACAACAG ATAGAGGAGAAGCGTCGTAAGCACGCAGAAGAAAGAGAACGGGAGAAGCAGCAGGAAGAGAGGGAAGAGAGAAGAATTGCTGAGGAAAGGGAGCGAATGCAAAAGGAATACCTGAATGAGCAGGAGAAAATGAAACGCAAGGTTTTGGAG CAAGATCTGAGGAATGCACACATACAGCCATCCACAACTAAATTTGCCCGTGGGGGCTTATTTGCTGATCGGCCTTCTGACCAGAAGCTGCAGGAGCAGGAAAAGTACACCACCTACCTCAGAAAACAG ATAGAGGAGAAACGTCGTATTcaggcagaagagagggagagggagaggcagCATGAGgacagggaggagaggaggattGCTAAGGAGAGGGAGAATATGCAGAGAGAATACCTGGAAGAGCAGGAGAAAATGACACTGAAGGAGTTcgag AAAAATCTGAAGAATGAGGAACTAATACAGCtgtcaaaagagaaaaaaaaggaggctgagaggaagaaaagagaagaggaggaaaaagagaaCACTGCTCAAAAGAAACTGCAGGAGAAAGAGAGGCACACATACATGCCACCG CTCACTAGGCAGCCATCTCCTCCTGTCCCTACTCTTCAAAGAAAGCTAGGCCAGCGTTACAGCCCCAGACTGCCTACTGAAGTCAGATCCAATACAGCAACCTCAAACATCTTCAGTAAG GAGTGTTCTGTGTCAGGACTTCAGTCCCCACCTGTTCCAGCCCGCAGAAACCAGCTCCGAGCAGAAG AGGACAGAGATGGGGTGATGAGTGAGCTGTGTGCATTGCGGCAACGTTTACGACTTGAAGAGAGAAGACTGGAAGGGCAGCTACTTCAGAAGGCAGACTGGGAACCTGAGTCACCAGTGGacaacag ACGTAGGGTTGATGTGTTTGACATGGCCAGACTGCGCATGCAAGCGCCTGTCAGAAGACCCGCCTCCAGAATCACAGAGCCTTGCAGTATTCAGAAAGGCTTTGACGTCAGACGTAACAAGTACAGAG GACTTGGTTCTCCAGATTCTCCTGAAGATAATCCAAGCCAGACAATACACAGACAGCAGTGGCACACTGGCAACAACAGAAGAGACCAAAATG ATTTCTATGCTgcatcttcctctcctccacctaCATCTCATCTG AGGAGAAATGGGACCGAAGTCCGTCAAAGAGGTTTGGTTTTAGAGTCTGACAGTGCGTTCATAG ACATGAATGGTGCcccatttcctcttcctccagaggagaagaaagacactCCAATCTCAGCCAGAGAGCGACGCAGACTTAAGAGAGAGCAAAATAAT TTATGGCCCTCTGATGGAGGGTCCCATACAGACCAGAACTACAGACGGCAGGACAGAAATACACATCACATGAAGAGATTGCATACGCTGAACCGACACTTGCATATCAGAG GTGATGAGActgatgatgatgctgctgctgttactGAGTGGCCATTATAA